In a genomic window of Coregonus clupeaformis isolate EN_2021a chromosome 27, ASM2061545v1, whole genome shotgun sequence:
- the LOC121541825 gene encoding 4F2 cell-surface antigen heavy chain: protein MSKDTEVDMKDVELNDMDQEKQPMTGGAGNGDAGSPNGTEKNGSVKVKIPEETETKFTGLSKDELLRVAGTPGWVRTRWALLILFWLGWLGMLAGAVAIIVQAPRCKDLPAMNWWNYGPLYQIGDVQAFSESQNLKGVENKIDRLSQLKVKGLVIGPIHVAPLDNLVSLNFEAISSDAGNLEQFKGLITAAHKKSINVILDLTPNYLGSGPWFSNVSVTNVAERLKSALVFWLNQGVDGIQLSGVERVASVVPSLWADIRAIVQNGTEGKRRLLIGVTEKTSAVEVSELLNSTGVDLLLSGALRSKTMTATDRAQTVQQLLSSHNQTQLAWNIGDRKKGHLATLVGPDMVNFNQMLLLTLPGTPVFNYGDEIALADADTKSPKMLWDPADDEDTNGTAKEEKEQRLSCRSFFKTLSELRGKERSLQHGDYIPLFNSTSALAYLRQWDQSGRYIAAFNWGSDVVTIQLAHPNLPGKAVVQVSTDKVNLAPDSTVELSALELGPGQAVLLQFPYIS from the exons ATGAGTAAGGACACCGAAGTAGACATGAAGGACGTGGAGCTCAATGATATGGACCAGGAGAAGCAGCCGATGACGGGCGGGGCAGGGAACGGGGATGCTGGTTCTCCTAATGGCACGGAGAAGAACGGCAGCGTTAAAGTGAAAATCCCCGAGGAGACGGAGACTAAATTTACCGGTCTATCCAAAGATGAACTCCTCAGAGTCGCTGGAACACCAGG GTGGGTCCGGACACGATGGGCCCTTCTGATTCTGTtctggctgggctggctggggATGCTGGCTGGAGCTGTGGCCATCATTGTTCAAGCACCTCGCTGCAAAGACCTTCCTGCCATGAACTGGTGGAATTATGGACCTCTGTACCAAATTGGAGATGTGCAAGCTTTCAGCGAGTCCCAGAATCTAAAGG GTGTGGAGAACAAGATTGACCGTCTGAGCCAGCTGAAGGTGAAGGGTCTGGTCATTGGGCCCATCCATGTTGCACCCTTAGACAACCTTGTGAGCCTGAACTTTGAGGCGATCTCCTCTGACGCTGGCAATCTGGAACAGTTCAAAGGCCTCATTACAGCTGCGCACAAGAAGA GCATCAATGTGATCCTGGATCTGACTCCCAATTATCTGGGAAGCGGACCATGGTTCTCTAATGTTAGTGTCACAAACGTTGCTGAGAGACTCAAG TCTGCCCTGGTGTTCTGGCTGAACCAAGGTGTGGATGGGATCCAGTTGTCTGGTGTTGAGCGTGTGGCCAGTGTGGTTCCGTCTCTTTGGGCTGACATTCGAGCCATTGTACAGAATGGGACTGAGGGAAAGAGAAG ACTTCTGATTGGAGTGACTGAGAAGACCTCTGCTGTTGAAGTCTCTGAACTGCTGAACTCCACTGGGGTGGACCTACTCCTATCCGGGGCCCTCAGGTCTAAGACCATGACCGCTACGGATCGTGCTCAGACTGTCCAGCAGCTGCTCTCCTCTCACAACCAGACCCAGCTGGCCTGGAACATTGGGGACAGGAAGAAGGGTCACCTAGCCACACTGGTGGGCCCAGACATGGTGAACTTCAACCAGATgctcctgctcacactgcccggAACCCCAGTGTTCAACTATGGGGATGAGATCGCCCTGGCTGATGCG GATACAAAGTCCCCTAAGATGCTGTGGGATCCCGCCGACGATGAGGATACAAATGGAACTGCTAAG GAGGAGAAAGAACAGAGGCTCTCCTGCCGTTCCTTCTTCAAGACGCTGAGTGAATTACGTGGAAAAGAGCGTTCCCTGCAGCATGGGGACTACATTCCCCTCTTCAACTCCACCTCTGCCCTGGCTTACCTCCGCCAGTGGGACCAGAGTGGGCGCTACATCGCTGCCTTCAACTGGGGCAGCGACGTGGTGACCATTCAGCTGGCCCACCCTAACCTGCCTGGTAAGGCTGTGGTTCAGGTGAGCACAGACAAGGTCAACCTGGCCCCCGACAGTACTGTTGAGCTCTCTGCGCTGGAGCTAGGGCCAGGCCAGGCTGTCCTGCTACAGTTCCCCTACATATCCTAG
- the LOC121541829 gene encoding calmodulin-1, translating into MADQLTEEQIAEFKEAFSLFDKDGDGTITTKELGTVMRSLGQNPTEAELQDMINEVDADGNGTIDFPEFLTMMARKMKDTDSEEEIREAFRVFDKDGNGYISAAELRHVMTNLGEKLTDEEVDEMIREADIDGDGQVNYEEFVQMMTAK; encoded by the exons ATG GCAGATCAACTGACAGAGGAACAAATCGCTG AGTTCAAAGAAGCGTTCTCGCTGTTCGATAAGGATGGAGATGGCACCATCACCACCAAAGAGCTGGGCACCGTCATGCGCTCCTTGGGACAGAACCCCACAGAGGCCGAGCTGCAGGACATGATAAATGAGGTGGATGCTGATG GAAATGGAACCATTGACTTCCCTGAGTTCCTGACCATGATGGCGAGGAAGATGAAGGACACCGACAGTGAGGAGGAGATCAGAGAAGCCTTCAGAGTCTTCGACAAG GACGGTAACGGCTATATCAGTGCTGCAGAGCTGCGTCACGTTATGACAAACCTCGGTGAGAAACTGACAGACGAGGAGGTGGATGAGATGATCCGGGAGGCTGATATTGATGGAGATGGACAGGTCAACTACGAAG AATTTGTGCAGATGATGACAGCAAAATAA